Proteins from a genomic interval of Paenibacillus sp. FSL R5-0623:
- a CDS encoding alpha-glycosidase, protein MLLEAIYHQPKRNWAYAYDQDTIHLRLRAKKNDLTEVHALTGDKYAWDATKALVPLTKFTSDSMFDYYEGEVKPPYHRLKYSFLLKNGDEQIWMTETGFQEEEPDDPGRMFQFPYIHAGAVFTPPAWVKDAVFYQIFPERFANGNPDISPEKVEPWGGEPTPFNFFGGDLQGVIDHLDYISDLGINAIYFTPIFEATTNHKYDTEDYLRVDRHFGDADTVKRLVELCHARGIRVLLDAVFNHSGKTFAPFVDVQKNGEQSKYKDWFHVHEYPLDVKDGIPTYETFGFEAHMPKLNTENAEVKAYLLEVAEYWIKEVGADGWRLDVADEVDDAFWRDFRRVVKAANPDAYILGEVWNESSSWLQGDQFDASMNYPFTDAVNAFFVKNTMHAEQFANSIGRQLSRYPLQASEVAFNLLDSHDTPRLLTLCEGDQRKMKLAALFQFSYMGAPCIYYGDEIGMDGEHDPGCRKCMEWDEAKQDRELFDFYQKLISLRHAHPALRAEGTVRFLQARPDGSQLVFERQNEEERILVLFNRSEETAIVELEAGDEEWTELFGGNHRTAKEDDVLAIELPAYGYAVLSTAVSQD, encoded by the coding sequence ATGCTGCTGGAAGCCATTTATCATCAACCGAAACGAAACTGGGCCTATGCCTATGACCAAGATACAATCCATCTGCGTTTGCGTGCCAAAAAGAATGATCTGACCGAGGTACATGCCCTGACCGGGGATAAATATGCGTGGGATGCAACCAAAGCGCTGGTTCCCTTAACAAAGTTCACCTCTGACTCCATGTTCGATTATTACGAGGGTGAGGTGAAACCTCCCTACCACCGACTGAAATACTCTTTTCTGCTCAAAAACGGAGACGAACAGATCTGGATGACCGAGACGGGTTTCCAGGAAGAAGAACCGGACGATCCAGGTCGTATGTTCCAGTTCCCTTATATTCATGCTGGAGCTGTATTCACACCCCCTGCATGGGTTAAGGATGCGGTGTTCTATCAAATTTTTCCCGAACGATTCGCCAATGGCAACCCGGATATTAGTCCGGAGAAGGTGGAGCCGTGGGGTGGCGAGCCAACACCTTTCAATTTCTTCGGCGGTGACCTTCAGGGCGTGATCGACCATCTGGATTACATCAGCGATCTTGGCATTAATGCGATCTACTTCACACCCATCTTCGAAGCCACCACCAATCACAAATACGATACCGAAGACTACCTGCGGGTAGATCGTCACTTTGGTGACGCAGATACCGTGAAACGACTGGTCGAGCTGTGCCATGCACGTGGAATTCGCGTACTTCTGGATGCGGTGTTCAACCATTCCGGGAAGACGTTTGCGCCGTTTGTGGATGTACAGAAAAACGGAGAACAATCCAAATACAAGGACTGGTTCCATGTACACGAATACCCGCTGGACGTGAAGGATGGCATTCCAACGTATGAGACCTTTGGATTCGAAGCGCACATGCCAAAGCTCAATACGGAGAATGCCGAGGTGAAGGCCTATCTTCTGGAGGTTGCTGAGTACTGGATCAAGGAAGTGGGTGCGGACGGATGGCGGCTGGATGTGGCAGACGAAGTGGACGATGCATTCTGGCGTGATTTCCGCCGTGTAGTCAAAGCCGCTAATCCGGATGCCTATATTCTGGGGGAAGTATGGAACGAGTCTTCTTCCTGGCTGCAAGGCGACCAGTTCGATGCGTCCATGAACTATCCGTTTACCGATGCCGTGAATGCTTTCTTTGTGAAAAATACAATGCACGCGGAACAGTTCGCAAACTCCATCGGGCGACAGTTATCCCGTTATCCGCTTCAGGCCAGCGAAGTGGCGTTTAACTTGCTGGACAGCCACGATACCCCGCGGCTACTCACGCTGTGTGAAGGCGACCAGCGCAAGATGAAGCTGGCTGCGTTATTCCAGTTCAGTTACATGGGTGCTCCGTGCATCTATTACGGAGACGAGATTGGAATGGACGGCGAACATGATCCGGGCTGCCGTAAATGCATGGAATGGGATGAAGCAAAGCAGGACCGAGAACTGTTCGACTTTTATCAGAAACTGATCTCCCTGCGTCATGCTCATCCTGCCCTGCGTGCAGAAGGCACCGTTCGTTTCTTACAGGCTCGTCCCGATGGCAGCCAACTGGTATTTGAGCGGCAAAATGAGGAGGAACGCATTCTGGTTCTGTTCAATCGATCAGAAGAGACGGCTATTGTTGAGCTGGAGGCCGGTGACGAAGAATGGACCGAGTTATTCGGCGGAAACCATCGTACCGCCAAGGAAGATGACGTACTCGCCATTGAACTGCCCGCGTATGGATATGCCGTATTAAGTACGGCTGTGAGCCAGGACTAG
- the pstA gene encoding phosphate ABC transporter permease PstA, with translation MKAKTVDKIATSVIVVLALFIVILLLGLLGFIMYRGIGHISWNFLTSAPQLLKGGGGIGPQLFNSIFLLVLTLIVTIPLGWGGGIYMAEYAKPGKITSFIRLVVEVLSSFPSIVIGLFGLLLLVNQFGLGFSLISGALALAIFNLPLMVRTTEQAFRAVPKEQKEAGLALGLSKWKIITSILLPVALPSLITGTILASGRIFGEAAALMFTAGMSSPPLDFTDWNPTSPRSPLNPFRPAETLAVHIWKVNSEGIGPDSKEVAAGASAVLVILVLAFNLSARWIGRVVFRRMTASK, from the coding sequence ATGAAGGCAAAGACGGTAGATAAAATTGCAACATCCGTTATCGTTGTACTGGCCCTGTTCATTGTTATCCTATTGCTCGGTCTGCTTGGCTTCATCATGTATAGAGGCATTGGACATATTAGCTGGAACTTCCTGACAAGCGCACCTCAGTTGCTTAAGGGTGGCGGCGGGATTGGTCCACAGCTCTTCAACTCCATATTCTTGCTTGTTCTGACCTTGATTGTTACCATTCCACTCGGATGGGGTGGCGGGATTTACATGGCGGAATACGCCAAACCAGGCAAGATTACCAGCTTTATTCGTCTGGTCGTTGAAGTATTGTCATCATTCCCTTCCATCGTTATCGGTTTGTTTGGTCTCTTGCTGCTAGTAAATCAATTTGGTCTTGGTTTCTCCCTGATCTCGGGTGCCTTGGCTCTGGCGATCTTTAACTTGCCACTGATGGTACGGACAACGGAGCAGGCCTTCCGGGCCGTTCCGAAGGAACAAAAGGAAGCAGGTCTGGCGCTTGGACTGTCCAAGTGGAAGATCATCACTTCCATTCTGCTACCTGTGGCATTGCCGAGCTTGATTACGGGTACGATCCTGGCATCGGGCCGGATCTTCGGTGAAGCAGCCGCGCTGATGTTCACCGCAGGTATGAGTAGTCCACCATTGGACTTTACAGATTGGAATCCGACGAGTCCAAGATCACCGCTTAATCCTTTCCGTCCGGCAGAGACACTTGCTGTCCATATCTGGAAAGTGAATAGTGAAGGCATTGGGCCAGATTCCAAAGAGGTGGCAGCAGGGGCATCCGCCGTGCTTGTCATTCTCGTGCTGGCGTTCAATCTAAGTGCACGCTGGATCGGTCGGGTTGTATTCCGCCGCATGACAGCTTCGAAATAA
- the sdaAB gene encoding L-serine ammonia-lyase, iron-sulfur-dependent subunit beta produces MRFKDVFSIIGPSMTGPSSSHTAGAARLGRIARQWLGCTPDRARLTLYGSFADTYQGHGTDLALIGGLLDYVTDDPRIPDAEQYAEEAGMEVEFYTSGLPAPHPNTVKIELWHGERACSLIGASIGGGSVSVHSMNDFRVQISGEFPTLVLRHADKAGVLASVTSTISSSGVNIGYMQVDRKARDGEALTAMEMDGVPNPDMLKRLRGLDHVLDIRVIDLKRGVDSDAI; encoded by the coding sequence GTGCGATTTAAAGATGTTTTCTCAATTATTGGTCCGTCGATGACAGGGCCTTCAAGTTCACATACAGCTGGTGCGGCAAGGTTAGGAAGAATTGCTCGTCAGTGGCTGGGATGTACGCCAGATCGTGCCCGGCTGACCCTGTACGGTTCATTTGCTGATACGTATCAGGGGCACGGAACAGATCTGGCACTGATCGGCGGTCTGCTGGATTATGTCACAGACGATCCGCGTATCCCGGATGCAGAGCAATACGCAGAGGAAGCGGGCATGGAGGTTGAGTTTTATACAAGTGGCCTGCCTGCTCCTCATCCAAATACGGTCAAAATTGAGTTGTGGCATGGAGAACGTGCCTGCTCCTTAATCGGTGCATCCATTGGTGGTGGAAGCGTATCGGTGCATTCGATGAATGATTTTCGTGTTCAGATTAGTGGTGAGTTTCCAACACTTGTTCTGCGACATGCGGATAAAGCGGGCGTACTCGCGTCAGTGACGTCCACGATCAGTTCATCCGGGGTTAACATCGGGTATATGCAGGTGGATCGGAAAGCCCGTGATGGCGAAGCACTTACCGCGATGGAAATGGATGGTGTGCCTAATCCTGATATGCTCAAGCGTCTAAGGGGGCTGGACCATGTATTGGACATTCGTGTCATTGATTTGAAGAGAGGAGTTGATTCGGATGCGATTTAA
- the pstC gene encoding phosphate ABC transporter permease subunit PstC gives MNNKLKPRRPLKEKHYWEEWTGRIYTSICVVFLIVVMFSIVYFVASKGLSTFFQNGISISEFLGGKTWNPTGEPAFYGALPFITGSFITTLLAALIASPLGLCAALFMTEIVPGKGKKILQPAIELLSGIPSVVYGFIGLSVIVPLLRSIFGGTGVGIAAGCLVLAVMILPTVTSIMADALSALPKGLRESSYALGATRWQTIYRVIIPTTLPALLTGVVLGMARAFGEALAVQMVIGNAPHVPTSLLESASTLTSVITLSMGNTTMGSVHNNALWSMALVLLVMTFVFVILVRLLERRNRV, from the coding sequence ATGAATAACAAGTTGAAACCGCGCCGGCCCTTAAAAGAGAAACATTATTGGGAAGAGTGGACGGGACGGATCTATACGTCGATTTGTGTCGTTTTCCTGATCGTTGTCATGTTTTCCATTGTTTATTTTGTAGCGTCCAAGGGACTATCCACATTTTTCCAAAATGGAATAAGCATCAGCGAATTCCTTGGTGGAAAAACGTGGAATCCGACCGGAGAACCTGCGTTCTACGGGGCATTGCCGTTCATTACAGGTTCTTTCATTACAACCTTGCTTGCAGCACTGATCGCAAGTCCGCTTGGCCTGTGTGCAGCGCTCTTCATGACAGAGATTGTTCCGGGTAAAGGGAAAAAGATCTTGCAGCCTGCGATTGAGCTTCTGTCCGGAATTCCGTCCGTTGTGTACGGATTTATCGGTCTGAGTGTCATCGTACCTTTGCTTCGCAGTATCTTTGGTGGAACAGGCGTCGGGATTGCAGCCGGATGTCTTGTTCTCGCCGTAATGATTCTTCCTACGGTCACAAGTATTATGGCAGATGCATTGTCCGCGTTGCCAAAAGGATTGCGTGAATCCTCCTACGCACTGGGTGCCACTCGCTGGCAAACCATCTACCGTGTCATTATCCCAACGACTTTGCCAGCTTTGTTGACAGGTGTCGTTTTGGGTATGGCCCGTGCTTTTGGTGAGGCACTTGCTGTGCAGATGGTTATCGGTAATGCACCGCATGTTCCAACATCCTTGCTCGAATCAGCTTCAACATTAACAAGTGTAATTACACTCAGCATGGGTAACACCACGATGGGTTCTGTTCATAACAATGCACTGTGGAGTATGGCGCTTGTCCTGTTGGTGATGACATTTGTCTTCGTCATTCTGGTTCGCCTGCTTGAAAGGAGAAACCGGGTATGA
- the sdaAA gene encoding L-serine ammonia-lyase, iron-sulfur-dependent, subunit alpha, producing MRFKHLHELNTICTAESKTIAQLMIEEQVQETNTPEADVVKQMSEYYQVMKEAVRKGLTEDTTSRSGLTGGDGKKMAEYIRQGETCSGDASALAMAYALCVSEVNASMGRIVATPTAGSCGIIPGVFISSQERFGWTDEHLVNGLFCAGAIGYVIANNSFISGAEGGCQAEVGSAIGMAAGAMVELRGGTPEQVVHAVGLALKNTLGLICDPVAGLVEIPCIVRNGLGAVTALAAADMALAGVRSAIPSDEVIDVMLEVGSAMPSRHRETAQGGLAQTPTGRKMMQKLAKPKAKRAEPEQELKPADSDTTTSGADNARVDKDNQV from the coding sequence ATGCGATTTAAACATTTGCACGAACTGAATACGATCTGTACAGCGGAATCCAAAACCATTGCTCAGCTAATGATTGAGGAGCAAGTTCAGGAGACCAATACACCGGAAGCGGATGTTGTGAAGCAGATGTCTGAATATTATCAGGTGATGAAGGAAGCGGTACGCAAAGGGTTAACGGAAGATACAACATCACGCAGTGGGTTAACGGGTGGAGACGGTAAAAAAATGGCCGAGTACATTCGCCAGGGTGAGACTTGTTCAGGAGATGCTTCTGCACTTGCCATGGCGTATGCCCTGTGCGTATCTGAAGTGAATGCCTCCATGGGCCGGATCGTAGCAACACCAACAGCCGGTTCCTGCGGTATTATCCCCGGTGTGTTTATCAGTTCACAGGAGCGATTTGGCTGGACGGACGAACATTTGGTGAACGGGTTGTTCTGTGCGGGAGCGATTGGTTATGTTATCGCCAACAATTCATTTATCTCCGGTGCCGAAGGTGGCTGTCAGGCGGAAGTGGGTTCCGCTATCGGCATGGCTGCGGGAGCCATGGTTGAACTGCGTGGAGGTACACCGGAACAGGTCGTTCATGCCGTTGGTTTGGCGTTAAAAAATACACTGGGCCTTATCTGCGATCCGGTGGCAGGCCTTGTTGAAATTCCATGCATCGTTCGTAACGGCCTGGGCGCGGTTACGGCGCTGGCTGCGGCTGACATGGCCCTGGCCGGAGTGCGTAGCGCTATTCCGTCAGATGAAGTCATCGACGTCATGCTGGAAGTAGGCAGTGCGATGCCGAGCCGCCATCGGGAGACAGCCCAAGGTGGACTGGCCCAAACGCCAACCGGCCGCAAAATGATGCAGAAGCTGGCTAAACCAAAGGCAAAGCGTGCCGAGCCTGAGCAGGAGTTGAAGCCAGCGGATTCTGACACAACTACAAGTGGGGCGGACAATGCTCGAGTGGACAAGGATAATCAGGTTTAA
- a CDS encoding phosphate ABC transporter substrate-binding protein PstS family protein — MFKKLPFILMTLTFVLVLAACGSKNDAGTEGAASNGSGEAATELSGNILAVGSTALLPLVEQAGQKFMAVDEYKNVTVQVQGGGSGTGLTQVSDGQATIGNSDVFAEEKLEDEAKVKELVDHQVAVVAMAPVSNKDAGVEDLTKQQLVDIFSGKVKNWKDVGGADKAIVIVNRPSSSGTRATFEKYALGAKMGDIQGSIQEDSSGNVKKLVSETPGAIGYLALSYLDDSLQVLKYEGVEATVENVEAGTYPVWAYEHMYTKGEPDAATKAFLDYILSDEIQQNDVTELGYIPMSGMKVKRDAAGNVVE; from the coding sequence ATGTTTAAAAAGTTGCCGTTTATTTTGATGACCTTAACGTTCGTACTGGTTCTCGCAGCATGCGGATCGAAAAATGACGCTGGTACAGAGGGTGCCGCAAGCAATGGATCAGGAGAAGCTGCTACTGAGCTTAGCGGTAACATTCTGGCAGTCGGATCGACAGCATTGCTACCTCTGGTAGAACAAGCTGGACAGAAATTTATGGCAGTTGATGAATATAAGAACGTAACGGTTCAAGTTCAAGGTGGCGGTAGTGGTACTGGTTTGACACAAGTATCTGACGGACAAGCTACAATCGGTAACTCTGATGTATTTGCAGAAGAGAAACTGGAGGACGAAGCCAAAGTAAAAGAATTGGTTGACCATCAAGTAGCAGTAGTAGCTATGGCGCCAGTTAGCAACAAAGATGCAGGTGTAGAAGATTTGACGAAGCAACAACTGGTCGACATCTTCTCCGGTAAAGTAAAGAACTGGAAAGACGTTGGCGGCGCGGATAAAGCAATTGTTATTGTAAACCGTCCGAGCAGTTCCGGTACTCGTGCAACTTTCGAGAAGTATGCATTGGGTGCGAAAATGGGTGATATCCAAGGTTCGATTCAAGAAGATTCTTCTGGTAACGTAAAAAAATTGGTATCTGAAACGCCAGGCGCTATTGGTTACCTTGCCTTGTCTTACTTGGATGACAGCTTGCAAGTGTTGAAATACGAAGGTGTAGAAGCAACAGTTGAGAACGTAGAAGCAGGAACTTATCCAGTATGGGCTTACGAGCACATGTACACAAAAGGTGAGCCAGATGCAGCAACAAAAGCATTCCTGGACTACATCTTGAGTGACGAAATTCAACAAAACGACGTGACAGAACTGGGATACATTCCAATGTCAGGTATGAAAGTAAAACGCGATGCAGCAGGTAATGTGGTTGAGTAA
- a CDS encoding HAMP domain-containing sensor histidine kinase, translated as MDQKQSGGRKLRFGRSLMSRYILLILAAVLFVPVVLPIISVIYIVVVNNTDTNKNRAAPYGDVTRISNIWSRESKNLDGASDEKIKARLERLHDSYPKSSMYHVNVSGETLFILGGEDVTLLKSTSPDGRTDTTLRWSLDSGRTAETHIPSLWNANNTVQFMKEATYRDPLTVVAYIGGDEQDKGQGFIIIEVPRSLLQMNQSNWPMELLYLGIVMTLIFLIFIIMSILFFARIRKRLIRLQTAMMTTGKEGLPLPVDIRRSDEIGQLEESFNQMVHQLSDSRHREREEEQLRKRLIAGLSHDLRTPLTVIRGHMHALHKEELSEQGDRSLHRMEAKMEDLGGLIDNMLSYNLLTSGKYTLKLEEKDILRIVRETAAAWYPVWEKEQFEIDIDLPDEPLIWHMDEQGMRRILDNLFQNVIRHAASGKYIGISTQEIQGETAIVIQDRGPGMQPNSDTKGTGLGLSIVDLLIREMGLRKRVDSSDTGVQTYIYSGKGNRETTNR; from the coding sequence ATGGATCAAAAACAATCCGGGGGGCGCAAGCTTCGCTTTGGGCGATCCTTGATGTCCAGATACATCCTCCTGATCTTGGCGGCTGTATTATTTGTGCCCGTTGTGCTTCCGATTATATCCGTTATATATATTGTTGTAGTGAATAACACGGACACGAATAAGAACCGAGCTGCACCTTACGGTGATGTTACCCGGATCAGTAACATCTGGTCACGTGAATCGAAGAACCTGGATGGTGCTTCGGATGAAAAGATTAAGGCCCGGTTGGAGCGATTACATGACTCATATCCCAAATCTTCCATGTATCATGTGAATGTGAGCGGTGAGACCCTCTTTATTCTTGGGGGTGAAGATGTAACACTTCTGAAATCCACGTCACCGGATGGCAGAACAGACACGACATTGAGATGGTCACTGGATTCCGGGCGCACGGCAGAGACTCATATTCCATCCTTATGGAATGCGAACAATACAGTGCAATTCATGAAAGAAGCTACCTATCGCGATCCACTGACCGTAGTTGCATATATTGGCGGAGATGAGCAGGACAAAGGACAAGGATTCATCATCATTGAAGTGCCGCGGTCACTTCTGCAAATGAATCAGAGTAACTGGCCGATGGAACTTTTGTATCTTGGTATCGTAATGACCCTCATCTTTCTGATCTTCATCATTATGTCGATTCTTTTCTTCGCACGTATTCGCAAACGACTTATTCGTTTGCAGACGGCCATGATGACCACAGGCAAGGAAGGCCTCCCGCTTCCGGTAGATATCCGACGGTCAGACGAGATCGGCCAACTGGAGGAATCCTTCAATCAGATGGTTCATCAACTATCCGACAGCCGCCACCGTGAACGCGAGGAAGAACAATTGCGCAAACGTCTCATTGCGGGGCTTTCCCACGATCTGCGTACCCCGCTAACGGTGATTCGTGGACATATGCATGCTTTGCACAAGGAAGAGCTGAGCGAGCAAGGGGACCGTTCACTACATCGCATGGAAGCAAAGATGGAGGATCTCGGCGGGCTCATTGACAACATGTTATCCTACAATTTGCTCACAAGTGGGAAATATACACTGAAGCTGGAAGAGAAAGATATACTGCGGATCGTCAGGGAGACGGCGGCCGCCTGGTACCCGGTCTGGGAGAAAGAACAATTTGAGATTGATATTGACCTGCCAGACGAACCGCTGATCTGGCATATGGATGAACAGGGCATGCGCCGTATTCTTGATAATTTGTTCCAAAACGTGATCCGTCATGCCGCCAGCGGGAAATATATTGGTATATCAACCCAGGAGATTCAGGGTGAGACGGCCATCGTTATTCAGGATCGGGGTCCGGGAATGCAACCGAATTCCGACACCAAAGGCACAGGTCTAGGCTTATCCATTGTAGACCTGTTGATTCGTGAGATGGGTCTGCGCAAGCGGGTAGACAGTTCCGATACGGGTGTCCAGACATATATCTACAGTGGTAAGGGAAACCGGGAAACAACAAACCGCTGA
- the pstB gene encoding phosphate ABC transporter ATP-binding protein PstB has protein sequence MAIPFGTEQLSIYYGHFQAVKQISLTFPEASVTALIGPSGCGKSTFLRSLNRMNDEIAGSRTEGHIWMDGNDLNEPGTDVIKLRQKIGMVWQKPNPFHKSIYNNIAFGPRYRGTKSKKALDEIVEKSLRRAALWDEVKDRLHESALSLSGGQQQRLCIARALSVEPQILLLDEPASALDPVSTGKVEELITELKKELRIVIVTHNMQQAARISDYTAYFYLGSMVEHGDTEHIFTNPDNRLTQEYIMGRFG, from the coding sequence ATGGCCATACCTTTTGGTACGGAACAGTTAAGCATATATTATGGACATTTCCAGGCGGTCAAGCAGATTAGCCTGACGTTTCCTGAAGCAAGCGTAACGGCTCTTATTGGACCGTCTGGTTGCGGTAAATCCACGTTCCTCCGGTCACTCAACCGGATGAACGACGAGATTGCCGGTTCCCGTACAGAGGGACATATCTGGATGGACGGGAACGATCTGAATGAGCCTGGAACCGATGTAATCAAGCTTCGCCAGAAGATTGGCATGGTGTGGCAGAAGCCGAACCCTTTTCATAAGTCCATCTACAACAATATCGCGTTTGGCCCCCGCTACCGCGGTACGAAGAGTAAGAAGGCACTGGATGAGATTGTGGAAAAAAGCTTGCGCCGTGCTGCGCTCTGGGATGAAGTGAAAGACAGACTGCATGAGTCAGCGCTGTCTCTCTCTGGCGGACAACAGCAGCGCCTATGTATCGCTCGCGCTCTGTCTGTTGAACCACAGATTCTGCTGCTCGATGAGCCGGCATCTGCACTTGACCCGGTATCTACGGGTAAAGTTGAAGAGTTGATTACGGAGCTCAAGAAGGAGCTGCGGATTGTTATTGTTACCCATAACATGCAGCAGGCGGCACGCATCTCGGATTACACGGCTTATTTCTATCTGGGAAGCATGGTTGAGCACGGGGATACAGAGCACATTTTCACGAACCCGGACAATCGTCTGACGCAAGAATACATTATGGGTCGTTTCGGTTAA
- a CDS encoding phosphotransferase has translation MLIIATDQMSYDHMAAQIIQNYTIEKPVVSYIRHNENLTHHVVDEESGQKYLLRIHQAAYASMSGIQHTLPALEAEMNLLYELNATTALRVQHPVRNASGEWVTVWTSEAGKEICCTVLEWIEGRDIQQGERLTTDQIYDLGAQLQMLHQYGREQNQTDRTKVRPAYGNSHENLVMLGQLEEGVRLGIFTTEDFDLLRETFENINEQLETYPQHAGTWGIIHGDITRNNLLITDQGMSMIDFCLHGYGYYLFDAGGAALMFNREERDIFLSGYTQQIAPLTDRDIRLMEGFMLIFTLGYYAFQMANESRHEWMKDRMPKLCSKYCRPYVQNESIFYEL, from the coding sequence ATGTTGATCATCGCTACAGATCAGATGTCTTACGACCATATGGCAGCTCAGATTATACAGAACTACACTATTGAGAAACCTGTCGTTTCCTATATTCGTCACAACGAGAATCTGACGCACCATGTCGTGGATGAAGAGAGCGGGCAGAAGTATCTGCTGCGTATCCATCAAGCCGCATATGCAAGTATGTCAGGGATTCAACATACGCTTCCTGCACTTGAAGCGGAGATGAACCTACTCTACGAATTAAACGCAACGACAGCATTACGCGTGCAACATCCGGTACGCAATGCATCCGGTGAATGGGTCACGGTATGGACAAGTGAGGCAGGGAAAGAGATTTGTTGTACAGTACTGGAGTGGATTGAGGGAAGAGACATCCAGCAGGGAGAACGCCTGACAACAGATCAGATCTATGATCTTGGGGCACAACTGCAGATGCTCCATCAATATGGGCGTGAGCAGAATCAGACAGATCGAACAAAGGTACGGCCGGCATATGGCAATAGCCATGAGAACTTGGTCATGCTCGGGCAGCTAGAGGAAGGCGTCCGACTGGGGATTTTTACAACGGAAGACTTCGATCTGCTTCGTGAGACGTTTGAGAACATTAATGAGCAGTTAGAAACATACCCGCAGCACGCAGGGACATGGGGGATCATTCATGGGGATATTACTCGCAACAATCTGCTGATAACGGATCAGGGGATGTCCATGATTGATTTTTGTCTACACGGTTATGGTTATTATCTTTTCGATGCCGGAGGGGCAGCACTTATGTTCAATCGGGAGGAACGTGACATATTCTTATCCGGTTATACCCAACAGATCGCACCCCTGACGGATCGTGATATCCGGTTAATGGAAGGGTTCATGTTGATCTTTACACTGGGTTATTATGCCTTTCAGATGGCGAATGAGTCGAGGCACGAATGGATGAAAGATCGCATGCCGAAGCTATGCAGCAAGTATTGCCGACCTTATGTACAGAACGAGAGCATCTTCTACGAACTGTGA
- a CDS encoding response regulator transcription factor → MKTKLLYIEDDTEIATWVRADLEERGYEVVWLGSGEGAAEAAVGCSLIILDVMLPGLDGFTVGQRLKKEHPAVPIVMLSARTSIDDKLHGLDFADDYVTKPFHPDELAARIEVQLRKAGTAVSSDTALKLDHLSIYEKDNRIVNEETGNEIILSGKQFHIFAYLLRHMGMIRTKEQIYEAVWNEPYLDGDKTLMVHIRHLREKLELDPANPVVIQTVRGVGYRVKKP, encoded by the coding sequence ATGAAAACCAAACTGTTATATATTGAAGATGATACGGAAATTGCGACTTGGGTCAGAGCCGATCTGGAGGAGCGCGGTTATGAGGTGGTATGGCTCGGCAGTGGTGAAGGTGCAGCGGAGGCTGCTGTCGGTTGCTCACTCATTATTCTGGATGTCATGCTGCCCGGACTGGATGGATTTACGGTGGGCCAGCGACTGAAAAAAGAGCATCCCGCGGTGCCGATTGTCATGCTCTCGGCCAGAACGTCCATTGACGACAAGTTGCACGGTCTTGATTTTGCCGATGACTATGTGACCAAACCATTTCACCCCGATGAACTGGCTGCCCGGATTGAAGTACAACTGCGGAAGGCGGGAACTGCGGTCTCATCGGATACAGCCCTGAAGCTGGATCATCTCTCCATCTATGAGAAGGACAACCGGATCGTGAATGAGGAGACGGGAAATGAGATTATTTTATCGGGAAAACAGTTCCACATCTTCGCCTACCTGCTACGACATATGGGCATGATTCGAACGAAAGAACAGATCTATGAAGCCGTCTGGAACGAGCCCTATCTGGATGGGGACAAAACTTTAATGGTACATATTCGACATCTGCGCGAAAAGTTGGAGCTTGATCCGGCTAATCCTGTAGTTATTCAGACGGTCCGCGGTGTAGGATATCGTGTGAAGAAGCCATGA